GGGAGACGCTGAACGCGGACATCCCGCTGGCCGCGGACCACTTCCGCTACTTCGCCTCAGCTATCCGGGCCCAGGAGGGCCGGCTGTCCCAGCTCGACGAGGACACCACGGCCTACCACTTCCATGAGCCGCTCGGCGTGGTGGGCCAGATCATCCCCTGGAACTTCCCGATCCTGATGGCCGTGTGGAAATTGGCGCCTGCCCTGGCGGCGGGCAACGCCGTGGTCCTTAAGCCGGCCGAGCAGACTCCGACCTCGATCCTGGTGCTGATGGAACTCATCGGCGACCTGCTGCCAGCCGGGGTCCTGAACGTGGTCAACGGCTTCGGCGTGGAGGCCGGCAAGCCTTTGGCCTCCAGCCCGCGGATTCGCAAGATCGCGTTTACCGGTGAAACCTCCACAGGCCGTTTGATCAGCCAGTACGCCAGCCAGAACCTTATCCCGGTCACCCTGGAGCTCGGCGGTAAGAGCCCCAACATCTTCTTCAACGACGTCGCGGACTCCAACGACGCGTTCTATGACAAGGCCCTGGAAGGCTTCACCCTTTATGCCTTCAACCAGGGCGAGGTCTGCACCTGCCCGTCCCGGGCCCTGGTCCAGGACGGCATCTACGATTCCTTCATGGCCGACGCCTTGGCCCGGACTCAGAAGATCATTCAGGGCAACCCGCTGGACACCGACACCCAGATCGGGGCCCAGGCCTCCAACGACCAGCTGGAAAAGATCCTCTCCTACATCGACATCGGAAAGCAGGAAGGCGCCAAACTGCTCACCGGCGGCGCGCGTGCCGAGCTGGAAGGCGACCTCGCCGGCGGCTACTACGTCCAGCCCACAATCTTCGAAGGCCACAACAGGATGCGGATCTTCCAGGAGGAAATCTTCGGCCCGGTCGTTTCGGTGGCGAAGTTCAGCGACTACAACGACGCCATGGGCATCGCCAACGACACCCTCTACGGCCTCGGCGCCGGCGTCTGGTCCCGCAACGGCAACGTGGCCTACCGCGCCGGGCGCGAGATCCAAGCCGGCCGCGTCTGGGTCAACAACTACCACGCCTACCCGGCCGGCGCCGCGTTCGGCGGCTACAAGTCCTCAGGCATCGGGCGTGAAAACCACACCATGATGCTGGACCACTACCAGCAGACCAAGAACCTTCTGGTCAGCCACTCCGAAAACAAACTCGGCTTCTTCTAGCCCGGTCAGGGACCACCGCAAGCGTTCAACAAACAGGCACCACGAAGGGCTCTTGAATGACGAGAATATTGATTATCGGACCTCCCGGTTCCGGCAAGGGAACGCAGGCGGAACGGATCTCGGAGCGCCTCGGCGTTGCCGCGATCTCCACCGGCGACATCTTCCGCGCCAATGTCAAA
Above is a window of Arthrobacter pascens DNA encoding:
- the exaC gene encoding acetaldehyde dehydrogenase ExaC, with amino-acid sequence MTVYAQPGHEGSKVTFKDRYENWIGGEWVAPVKGRYFENLTPVTGKAFCEVARGTAEDIELALDAAHKAAPEWGKASATERAAVLNRIADRIDANVEMLAVAESWDNGKPIRETLNADIPLAADHFRYFASAIRAQEGRLSQLDEDTTAYHFHEPLGVVGQIIPWNFPILMAVWKLAPALAAGNAVVLKPAEQTPTSILVLMELIGDLLPAGVLNVVNGFGVEAGKPLASSPRIRKIAFTGETSTGRLISQYASQNLIPVTLELGGKSPNIFFNDVADSNDAFYDKALEGFTLYAFNQGEVCTCPSRALVQDGIYDSFMADALARTQKIIQGNPLDTDTQIGAQASNDQLEKILSYIDIGKQEGAKLLTGGARAELEGDLAGGYYVQPTIFEGHNRMRIFQEEIFGPVVSVAKFSDYNDAMGIANDTLYGLGAGVWSRNGNVAYRAGREIQAGRVWVNNYHAYPAGAAFGGYKSSGIGRENHTMMLDHYQQTKNLLVSHSENKLGFF